The sequence below is a genomic window from Deltaproteobacteria bacterium HGW-Deltaproteobacteria-6.
CATGCGGCAGACTGATTTTCTTGTCGATCTTTTTGTGCTGCATCGTTTTTTTAAGACGGTAATTCCTGAAGGAGATGAAAAATCATTGCCGGATAAGCTTCTCTGGTTTTTAGGGGAAAACCGACGGGAAGAGCTCAGTTCTGATCTGGAAACTTACGTGAATAACTGGAAGGAAAAATTCTACCTTTGGTTTTATCACTTTGATCTTATTGTGGACAAATGCCTGCGCGGAGATGACGCCGGTAACTGGCAGGACATTTATAATAAAATGGACGGAACATTTGCCAGAATGTCACCGGTGATGGGGAGATCAGGTCGCCTGCAGGAACAGAATACAGTGCCACAATTTAAGTTTCCAACCCACCCAAACGTTCTTGTCTGCACTGACGTATTAAAGGAAGGAGTCGATCTTCACCTGTTTTGTGACAAAATATGCCACTACGGCGTGGCATGGACTTCGGGCGACCTGGAACAGAGAATTGGGCGGATAGACCGATTTGGAAGCCAGATAAGTCGAATGATTGAGCAATTCTCCCCGAATAATTCTGCCGCGCCACGACTGCAAGTGGAGTTTCCTTTTCTTGATGGTACGCTGGATAAATACCAGGTGGAACGGGTGATTCGTGAAAAGATCAAAAGCGATTACCGCATGGATTTGGGCAAACGCGAAGAGGATATGGGATTTATTTCTATTGATGATATCGGCATTTCAGATTCTTCTTCGCCAAATGAAACTCAATTGGTAATTGGTAATAACCATGATTTTAGATTTTATCCGAATGATGTGCCCGGGGATCCTGAGCCAAATTCTTCTGTCAATGAAATCTCTATAAATATGGAGATAAGTGAAAAGCTGACAAAACTCAAAGACAGAATCAAGTCGATATTTAATGGAGATATAAACTACATTCCAACGATACAGGCTCTAGTGACACGGAGAACCGCAACCAGTCTAATTCATGCCAATATTTTGCGTGCATCTATAAAAAAAGAATCTCGTAAAGAAATAATTATTAAAGAACTCGAATATATTATAAATGAAATGACCCCACCAGAAACAATTGTTGAACCATTTCTACCCGGAGACAATTTGTTGGGAACAGATTGCAATAATACTCCTGGCAAAGATTTCATTTTTTCTAATCAGTGGAACACTCTGTTTCGAGAGATCATAATCGATAACCCTTTTGCAGAGGAGAATGAAAAAATACGCAAGCAAACTGTTCTTCTGGAACAGATAGGAACCTTCTGGCTTTTACGCACACCCGTATTCGTTGAAAACAGAGATATTTATCATGGTGAAAACGGTAATTGGGAATACTGGATTGCTAAACAAAACCGAGATCGCAAATGGGGCTATTTTTTGAAAGAACAGGGGATAATTTGGTTTGTTGTACTGGCATTTGCTGGGGAAAAGAAAGCGTCAAACAAATTTCTTGGCAACTTGGTCGAGCGCATTGGAAAAGCAGGAGATCGTTTTCAGCACCTGTATTATGCTTCAGACGATCCAGATAATTGGGGTTACAAATCCTCAATGTCATTTCCCATATTTCCGGCCTTGAGAAAAGATCTCTGCGAATTACTCTCTAACAAGGATGAATTGATTATGAAAGCTAATCAAGAAGATGTCAAAAATTATGGATTGCTTATTTCAGAGATACAATCATGGTTTCAAGATTCATTTAAGCAGATATTGAATGCAATTTACAATGACGAAAATCCCGATAAAAGAGGCCTGACCATATTGCCTGTAGTATTATTGGATAAAGGGATTCTGCATCTGAGGACCGAAGGAGCAGAACGTTTTTGTTTACAGGCATTTTTACAGTTGGATGATATGGATGGTCATACAGGTGTTTTTTCTGCGCCACGCATTATATGGGAGTTAGTGGCCAGCTCGAATAGCATGGGGCCAAAGCCAACATTGAAACTTACCGAATGGAATAACTTGCCCCATAATGATCTTGATAATGAGACAGATTGGCAAAACTACACAGATGAACAGAACAAATCGTACAGCCTTTATTTCTGGCGAGATGAGCGTGACCGATCTATGGTGATATATCATTCTCCTTCTGCTTTCGATATTTCACGAAACAGTATCCTAAATGCGTGGAAAAAGATTTTAGCAAAGCTGCAAGGAACGAATTTCATGAAAGAAGAATGCAGAAAAATTTTCACAGAAGCTCTGCAAACTATTGATCAACAGTAATTATCAAATATCCTCTTATGATAGTATATATAAATAAATTATTGGATCACGAGAAATACACCATGAACCGGCAAATTCAGTACAATTTCAAAAACATCACGGTTTGTTGCTTCATGTACTGCCCGACGATATAGATTGAGCTGCGAGGCAAAATTCTGCACCTTATCCTTCACCTGTTCCATACTTTCATGAAAAATTTTATGATCGAAAATGACGTAACCCTTTGGGGTATCAAGCAGAAGATCAATCCAGCCTGAAGCTTTCTGATTATCGATCCTGATATTTACGGGCCACTCATGATACATCTTGATCTTCTCTCCATAGCGGTCCTTAATGAATACCTGCAGCCGGTCTGAAGCCGATAGAAAATCCTGTGGCTTGAGGAGTTTCACTTTCCAGTCCGCAAGCAAACGTACTGCGATTGCAAATCGTTTATCTTGTGGCATATCGCTACTGTCCGCAGCGAAAAAGCTATGAAAAGCATTGCCCAGAATCTGCCAGTCGACGTTACCGCTGAATATCATGTGTTCACTAACCTTTATGGTTTCCACGATAGAAAAAGACGTTTTGGAGAATGCATCCTGACTGCTGGGTATGATGCGGGCTGGCAGATGCTGCTTTTTCCCGTCTTTGGAATCTGGTAAAAATACTGTCGCCTTTGTCTTTTTGGCAGTAATTTCGGTTGGCCTTGCAAAATGCATTTTGAACTTAAATTTATCAGTACCGACCTGCACAGTCTCAATACCGTCTCTTAAATTAACATCTTCTTTTTTGCCTTTATTATCTTCCGATGACAACTTTTGTCCTCGCGAAATGACCGTTTGGCCTGTATTATCAATAAGTGAATCAAGCCATCCGGCATCACCTTTTTCGTTTGTCGCGAAGATAAGATAGTCACGAGCACGGGTCATCCCCACATACAATAGTCTGACGGACTCATTGCGTTCCCGTTGTTTTAGCTGTTTCTTCTCGGAAGAATTATCCGTCCTCTCATCAAGCCCGACATCTTTTTTCTGTTTGTCAAAAGGCCATGGCCAGTAGCGTATCCAACGACCCGCAAGCGGGCTATTAACATCAAACTCCTTATCGGAGGGAATGACATAAACATCAAACGGATTGGCTCTTTCACCTGCGTCAAGGTCATAAAGAATCACCAAAGGCCATTCAAGGCCCTTCGCCCTGTGATAGGTCAATACCTGCACGGCGTTCTTATCCCTGCCAATAGCCTGGGCATCATCGCCGTTTTTAAGCCCATTTAGAAAAAGCACGAGGCCGGACGGCGTTGCAGCATTCTGTTGCACGAGACAGTGACCCTCGTAAGTCGCGGCTAGACCACGCAAGGCCTCAAGGTTTGCAAGCCGGGTTGCACAGTCACCCCAGCCTAGAGCCTGCTCATGTGCCTTGCCAACGTGAAGGGCAAGTTCGATGGCCTCGATGGGTGTGAGGCTAAAGAGCTTTTGGCGTGCTTCATCAAGTGCATCAATGGCCGGATGTCCTTGCCATGGCTTACTATCTATGCTTTTGTTCTGAAAGTATTCAAACCACCCAAGGGGATCTGAGGCATCCCTGGTAAGATGGATAATTTCAGCCACCGCTATGGTGTTGGAGGGGTCCACAAGATAACTGAGGCATGCAAGCCCATAGATGCCCTCCGGCGTAGCCAAAAGGCCGCTTCTGGGAATTGCTGCCCTGACACCGGACTCTTCCAACTTGTCGGCAACCATCGCACAGCGGTCATTTACACGGCAAAGAATCGCGATATCCCCTGCCCTGATATTTCGTATCGTCTTTGTTTCTGGATCTTCAACCTGAAAGGCCGCTCCGTCGGCAAGCAATTCTGCAATACCCCGAGCTAGAGCCTGTGCCCTCAGGTCATGATTTTTTCCCACAAGCCGCCACGCATGCAGTGCCGCATTAAATATTTTTTTGTCGGGC
It includes:
- a CDS encoding DNA helicase UvrD; this translates as MQLLCIRQSLWQREAIMGKKELELISASAGSGKTYTLTDRLAEAIENDGVRPEAVLATTFTNKAAAELTERVRLKLLNQGLSNDAQRILDGYIGTVNSVCGSILRDFAFEAGLPPVQTVMPDGEDQAIYNRALADVIERYAPDIEPAAQRLTVPEWQSIVKKISDSARTNNIAPAQLSGFAIRSWRDYQKLLPGPARSEKVLNERLTDSIKKAIKTIDLISDTTKRTAEAFSTIKQLMQIKKSANDFTWLDWARLSKLAPGKNSQAHFEPVVKAAAAVLEHPGLHRDIESFIKGIFVCAADGMQAFADFKARYGLIDFVDQERLCLDVLSRKDVQENLRARLDLVLVDEFQDTSPLQLALFLELMALAGRSIWVGDQKQAIYGFRGTDPSLMDAVVEGLVREPAVLKDSYRSRPELVAFTNAVFSKAFEPVGISPKCVVLNAKRPDKKIFNAALHAWRLVGKNHDLRAQALARGIAELLADGAAFQVEDPETKTIRNIRAGDIAILCRVNDRCAMVADKLEESGVRAAIPRSGLLATPEGIYGLACLSYLVDPSNTIAVAEIIHLTRDASDPLGWFEYFQNKSIDSKPWQGHPAIDALDEARQKLFSLTPIEAIELALHVGKAHEQALGWGDCATRLANLEALRGLAATYEGHCLVQQNAATPSGLVLFLNGLKNGDDAQAIGRDKNAVQVLTYHRAKGLEWPLVILYDLDAGERANPFDVYVIPSDKEFDVNSPLAGRWIRYWPWPFDKQKKDVGLDERTDNSSEKKQLKQRERNESVRLLYVGMTRARDYLIFATNEKGDAGWLDSLIDNTGQTVISRGQKLSSEDNKGKKEDVNLRDGIETVQVGTDKFKFKMHFARPTEITAKKTKATVFLPDSKDGKKQHLPARIIPSSQDAFSKTSFSIVETIKVSEHMIFSGNVDWQILGNAFHSFFAADSSDMPQDKRFAIAVRLLADWKVKLLKPQDFLSASDRLQVFIKDRYGEKIKMYHEWPVNIRIDNQKASGWIDLLLDTPKGYVIFDHKIFHESMEQVKDKVQNFASQLNLYRRAVHEATNRDVFEIVLNLPVHGVFLVIQ